The following coding sequences are from one Panicum hallii strain FIL2 chromosome 5, PHallii_v3.1, whole genome shotgun sequence window:
- the LOC112895168 gene encoding protein DOG1-like 4 — translation MPPPQEQPHRPLGGRRPRPPPAPPPMAYSDDMVAFYDAWVGREEQIVADLTAALALPPRRHRDALAPLVDAAVDHVATYYEHKARLADRDVVAALDPRWLNPLERTFLWAWGWKPALVFRFVESGGGGGGMGPAQRCALDDLRAATAAAERGVDREVAAVQESLAGPRVLAALRRQAPRNGDEADDAVAAVGRALRVLLGAADALRERTLRGVVGLLPPDQAGAFLVAMLRFHLGVRRAGRDWSPGHGGHRGA, via the coding sequence ATGCCGCCGCCACAGGAGCAGCCGCACCGGCCTCTAGGAGGCCGCCGTCCCCGTCCTCCCCCCGCACCACCACCCATGGCGTACTCCGACGACATGGTGGCGTTCTACGACGCCTGGGTGGGCCGCGAGGAGCAGATCGTGGCCGACCTCACGGCCGCGCTGGCCCTTCCGCCCCGGCGCCACCGCGACGCGCTGGCGCCGCTCGTGGACGCCGCCGTCGACCACGTCGCCACCTACTACGAGCACAAGGCCCGCCTCGCCGACCGCGACGTGGTGGCCGCGCTCGACCCGCGCTGGCTCAACCCGCTCGAGCGCACCTTCCTGTGGGCCTGGGGCTGGAAGCCCGCGCTCGTGTTCCGCTTcgtggagagcggcggcggcggcggcggcatgggcCCCGCGCAGCGGTGCGCACTCGATGACCTCCGCGCCGCCACGGCGGCCGCGGAGCGGGGGGTGGAtcgcgaggtggcggccgtgCAGGAGTCATTGGCGGGCCCGCGCGTGCTGGCCGCGCTGCGCCGCCAGGCCCCGCGGAACGGGGACGAGGCGGACGACGCCGTGGCCGCGGTCGGGCGCGCGCTGCGCGTGCTGCTGGGCGCGGCCGACGCGCTGCGGGAGCGCACGCTGCGCGGCGTCGTCGGCCTGCTCCCGCCGGACCAGGCGGGCGCGTTCCTGGTGGCCATGCTGAGGTTCCACCTCGGcgtccgccgcgccggccgcgaCTGGAGCCCCGGCCACGGCGGCCACCGGGGCGCCTAG